From the Xenorhabdus ishibashii genome, one window contains:
- a CDS encoding branched-chain amino acid transport system II carrier protein, with protein sequence MTYRLLSKYIWALGFIIFAPFVWAGNIIFPSMSMVGLQAGKHVWSAAAGFLLMAVSQGTCADTVSVRGLA encoded by the coding sequence ATGACATACCGTTTATTATCTAAATATATTTGGGCATTGGGTTTTATAATCTTTGCCCCATTCGTCTGGGCAGGGAATATTATTTTCCCATCTATGTCTATGGTTGGCCTGCAAGCAGGTAAACATGTTTGGAGCGCTGCTGCTGGTTTTTTGCTTATGGCTGTGAGCCAGGGTACATGTGCTGACACTGTATCGGTTCGGGGGTTAGCATGA
- a CDS encoding class I SAM-dependent DNA methyltransferase codes for MEEKASYDSIGEYYEQFSNTVAQRQSELRDILNMVGEIQGKSVLDLACGYGYFGRELHQRGASKVVGVDISEKMIELAKTKSKLYGDNIEFHVQNVCEMKLDKKFDIVIAAFLFHYAESTEELETMFQAAAEHLKPSGKLIAYMASPDYRLESGNCENYGFKILSEEPWKNGFRHQAEFLSTPPSPFTFYRWSRESYEKALKKAGFAHFSWKKPTVLNRDLVRYPQGFWDNYLQNCVHTGLICQF; via the coding sequence ATGGAAGAAAAAGCAAGCTATGATTCAATTGGAGAATATTACGAACAGTTTTCCAATACGGTAGCCCAGAGACAATCTGAGCTTCGGGATATACTTAACATGGTCGGTGAGATACAAGGAAAGTCAGTTCTGGATCTAGCTTGTGGGTATGGTTATTTTGGGCGGGAATTGCACCAACGCGGGGCTTCAAAAGTGGTTGGCGTCGATATCTCTGAAAAAATGATTGAACTCGCTAAAACCAAATCAAAACTGTATGGTGATAATATTGAGTTCCATGTACAAAATGTATGTGAAATGAAATTAGATAAAAAATTTGATATCGTTATCGCCGCTTTTTTATTCCACTATGCTGAATCCACAGAAGAACTGGAAACGATGTTTCAAGCAGCCGCTGAGCATTTAAAACCTTCCGGCAAATTAATTGCTTATATGGCATCACCTGATTATAGGTTAGAAAGCGGAAATTGTGAGAATTATGGTTTTAAGATTTTGAGCGAAGAGCCGTGGAAAAATGGCTTCCGTCACCAGGCAGAATTTCTGTCAACCCCCCCTAGCCCTTTCACGTTTTATCGTTGGAGTCGTGAGAGTTATGAAAAAGCGCTGAAAAAAGCAGGGTTCGCTCATTTTAGCTGGAAAAAACCAACGGTCTTAAACCGCGATTTAGTGCGTTATCCTCAAGGTTTTTGGGATAATTACCTACAAAATTGTGTCCATACCGGACTTATTTGCCAGTTTTAA
- the yjgA gene encoding ribosome biogenesis factor YjgA codes for MAKQPEDWLDNYPAEEEEEEIIWVSKSEIKRDAEILKKLGMELVELSKSQLERIPLDEDLLAAIELAQKIKREGRRRQLQLIGKLLRARDPEPITTALDKLKNRHNQQVVVLHKLEELRDKLLENDDAFEEVIALYPHTDRQQLRTLVRNAKKEKATNKPPKSYRQIFQYLKELSESM; via the coding sequence ATGGCAAAGCAGCCTGAAGATTGGCTCGACAATTATCCTGCTGAAGAGGAAGAAGAAGAGATAATCTGGGTCAGTAAAAGTGAAATCAAGCGGGATGCTGAAATCCTGAAAAAATTGGGAATGGAACTGGTTGAACTGAGTAAAAGCCAACTGGAACGAATTCCACTGGATGAAGATTTGCTGGCAGCTATTGAGTTGGCACAGAAAATCAAACGGGAAGGACGTCGCCGTCAATTGCAGTTAATTGGTAAGCTGCTGCGTGCCCGCGATCCTGAGCCTATCACCACCGCATTAGACAAACTGAAAAACCGTCACAACCAGCAAGTCGTTGTTTTACATAAACTAGAAGAATTGCGTGACAAATTGCTTGAAAATGATGATGCTTTTGAAGAAGTTATCGCACTGTACCCACATACTGATCGCCAGCAACTTCGCACATTGGTTCGTAATGCGAAAAAGGAGAAGGCAACTAATAAGCCCCCGAAATCCTACCGTCAAATTTTCCAATATTTGAAAGAGTTATCGGAATCCATGTAA
- the pmbA gene encoding metalloprotease PmbA → MIVTNQQIAEQRKLLEDAVAHALELAKSGCDAAEVAVNKTTGISVSTRFSEVENVEFNSDGALGITVYHQQRKGSASSTDLSPEAIARTVQAAIDIAHYTSPDPYAGPADKALLAFEAPELDLYHPADLDTDKVIELAARAEQASLQADERITNTEGGSFNSHYGIRVFGNSHGMLQSYCSSRHSMSSCVIAEQDGNMERDYAYTVSRHLDELKSPEWVGQECARRTLSRLGARKLSTMKAPVIFSAEVATGLFGHLVGAISGSSIYRKSSFLLDSLGKPILPSWLTIEEQPHLLRGLASTPFDSEGVRTTPRDIVKDGVLQTWLLTSYSARKLGMMNTGHAGGIHNWRIAGQGLDFAGLLREMGTGLIVTELMGQGVSAVTGDYSRGASGFWVENGEIQYPVSEITIAGNLKDMWANMVTIGNDIETRSNIQCGSVLLPEMSIAGQ, encoded by the coding sequence ATGATAGTCACTAATCAACAAATCGCAGAGCAGCGTAAGCTGCTGGAAGATGCGGTTGCCCATGCACTGGAGTTGGCTAAATCCGGTTGTGATGCTGCAGAAGTCGCGGTCAATAAAACAACGGGGATTAGCGTCAGTACCCGTTTTAGTGAAGTCGAAAATGTTGAGTTTAACAGTGACGGCGCACTGGGGATCACGGTTTATCACCAACAGCGCAAAGGCAGCGCTTCTTCAACGGATCTCAGCCCAGAGGCGATTGCCCGTACTGTGCAGGCCGCTATTGATATTGCGCATTATACTTCGCCTGATCCTTATGCCGGTCCAGCCGATAAAGCGTTATTAGCATTTGAGGCTCCTGAGTTGGATCTTTACCATCCCGCTGATCTGGATACAGATAAGGTCATTGAGTTGGCAGCCCGCGCTGAACAAGCGTCATTGCAGGCAGATGAGCGTATTACCAATACTGAAGGTGGAAGTTTCAACAGCCATTATGGTATTCGGGTATTTGGTAATAGTCATGGGATGCTGCAAAGCTACTGCTCCAGCCGTCATTCTATGTCAAGCTGTGTGATTGCCGAGCAAGATGGCAATATGGAACGCGATTATGCCTATACCGTGAGCCGCCATTTAGACGAGTTGAAATCGCCTGAGTGGGTAGGCCAGGAGTGTGCTCGCCGAACGCTTTCTCGTCTGGGTGCGCGTAAATTATCAACCATGAAAGCGCCGGTTATTTTTTCTGCAGAGGTGGCGACGGGGTTGTTCGGTCATTTAGTCGGCGCTATCAGCGGTAGCAGCATTTATCGTAAATCTTCTTTCTTGTTGGATAGCCTTGGCAAACCGATCTTGCCTTCATGGCTGACGATTGAAGAACAGCCGCATTTGCTGCGTGGGTTAGCTTCAACGCCATTTGACAGTGAAGGTGTGCGCACAACACCACGTGATATTGTTAAGGACGGCGTTTTGCAGACGTGGTTGTTGACTTCCTATTCTGCCCGTAAGTTGGGAATGATGAACACGGGTCATGCAGGTGGAATTCATAACTGGCGTATAGCAGGTCAGGGGCTGGACTTTGCTGGCTTGTTACGTGAAATGGGCACTGGCCTGATCGTCACTGAGCTGATGGGGCAGGGCGTTAGTGCGGTGACAGGGGATTACTCTCGCGGAGCATCTGGTTTTTGGGTTGAGAATGGCGAAATCCAATATCCTGTTAGTGAGATCACCATTGCAGGCAATTTGAAAGATATGTGGGCAAATATGGTGACAATCGGTAATGATATCGAAACACGTAGCAATATTCAGTGTGGTTCGGTGTTGTTGCCGGAAATGAGTATCGCCGGTCAATAG
- the rnk gene encoding nucleoside diphosphate kinase regulator translates to MKKPKIIINELDAERLDALLEQSAFANTSIADALNEELDRAEIVAPVDIPADVVTMNSEIRFIDLGSNEERVRTLVYPAALQDSTKHLSVMAPLGAALLGLRVNDEIKWKLPNGETTRIKVLEILYQPEAAGEYHR, encoded by the coding sequence ATGAAAAAACCTAAAATCATTATCAATGAATTAGATGCTGAGCGTTTAGATGCTCTGTTGGAACAATCTGCTTTTGCTAATACCAGTATCGCAGATGCCTTAAATGAAGAGCTGGATAGGGCAGAAATAGTGGCGCCGGTAGATATTCCAGCCGATGTTGTCACCATGAACAGTGAAATTCGCTTCATTGATTTGGGCAGCAATGAAGAACGTGTTCGTACGCTGGTCTACCCTGCCGCCCTGCAAGACAGCACCAAACATCTGTCCGTTATGGCGCCTTTGGGTGCGGCTCTTCTGGGTTTGCGGGTGAATGATGAAATAAAGTGGAAATTGCCAAATGGTGAAACAACCCGAATAAAAGTATTAGAAATACTTTACCAGCCAGAAGCTGCAGGAGAATATCACCGCTAA
- the alr gene encoding alanine racemase, translated as MRFNKTTLAILLGFSLFQGVAQAAPVLSLDNTHAESIAKTNNAWVEINTATFENNIHTLQKKLNKGTKMCAVLKGDAYGHGIDLLMPSIIKTDVPCVGVTSNEEARIVRESGFKGQLIRVRTADIAEIESTLGYNMEEIIGDLDHAQAIDTLAKKHGKEIRVHLMLNTGLMSRNGLEMKTEQGKQDALKIAQLPNLKLVGMMSHHAFTNMDAIRDSINNFKEQTSWLIKTANLNRDEITLHASSSFASLSIPEAQFDMARVGSALYGILTTSHPEFKPLIQMKTRVASVKTYPKGNGVGYDNTYILQRDSKLANLPVGFSDGFSSALSNKAYVLINGHRAPVVGSVSMNTVMVDVTDLPEVKSGDEVVIFGKQGNDEITQSDIQKWGGMHVVEFSSIWGETNPRIVTTGL; from the coding sequence ATGCGTTTTAATAAAACCACACTGGCAATTCTTCTTGGTTTTAGCCTCTTTCAAGGTGTTGCCCAAGCAGCACCTGTTCTCTCTTTAGATAATACTCATGCAGAAAGCATCGCCAAAACGAATAACGCTTGGGTTGAAATCAATACCGCGACCTTCGAAAATAATATCCACACTCTGCAAAAAAAACTGAATAAAGGCACAAAAATGTGTGCGGTTTTGAAAGGTGATGCTTACGGTCATGGCATCGACCTGCTGATGCCATCCATCATCAAAACTGATGTGCCTTGTGTAGGTGTTACCAGTAACGAAGAAGCCCGTATCGTGCGTGAGAGCGGCTTTAAAGGACAACTGATACGTGTCCGTACGGCTGACATAGCTGAAATCGAAAGCACACTGGGCTATAACATGGAAGAGATAATCGGCGATCTGGATCATGCCCAAGCCATCGATACGCTGGCAAAAAAACACGGTAAAGAAATTCGTGTTCATCTGATGCTGAACACAGGTCTTATGAGCCGCAATGGATTGGAGATGAAGACTGAGCAGGGCAAACAAGACGCTCTGAAAATTGCTCAGTTGCCTAATCTGAAACTGGTCGGCATGATGAGTCACCATGCATTCACTAATATGGACGCTATCCGTGACAGTATTAATAACTTCAAAGAACAAACTTCTTGGCTGATCAAAACAGCAAACCTGAACAGAGACGAAATCACTCTGCACGCATCAAGCTCTTTTGCCTCACTTAGCATTCCTGAAGCTCAATTCGACATGGCTCGCGTTGGCAGTGCGCTGTACGGCATCCTGACCACCAGCCATCCAGAGTTCAAGCCCTTAATTCAAATGAAAACTCGTGTTGCTTCTGTTAAAACATATCCTAAAGGTAATGGTGTCGGTTACGACAATACTTACATTCTGCAACGTGATTCCAAGCTCGCTAACTTGCCTGTGGGTTTCTCTGATGGCTTTAGCTCTGCCCTGTCAAACAAAGCTTATGTCCTGATCAACGGTCACCGTGCACCAGTTGTCGGTAGCGTTTCCATGAATACTGTGATGGTTGATGTTACTGACTTACCAGAAGTGAAGAGTGGCGATGAAGTGGTCATTTTCGGTAAACAAGGTAACGATGAAATCACCCAGTCTGATATTCAGAAATGGGGCGGAATGCATGTTGTTGAGTTTTCTTCCATTTGGGGTGAAACCAACCCACGGATCGTAACCACCGGCTTATAA
- the npr gene encoding PTS phosphocarrier protein NPr, giving the protein MTVRQKLEIKNRLGMHARPAMKLHDLVQQFQSEVILRNSSNLQAEAHSVIAMLMLDSEQGSHIDIEVNGPDEQQALSAIIELFNAGFDEE; this is encoded by the coding sequence ATGACCGTCAGACAAAAACTTGAAATTAAAAATCGACTGGGAATGCATGCCCGGCCTGCGATGAAGCTGCATGATTTGGTACAACAGTTTCAATCAGAAGTGATCCTGCGCAATAGCAGTAACTTACAGGCCGAGGCTCACAGTGTCATTGCCATGCTGATGCTGGATTCTGAACAAGGCAGCCATATTGATATTGAAGTCAACGGGCCGGATGAACAACAAGCACTGTCTGCCATCATCGAACTCTTCAACGCGGGATTTGACGAAGAGTAG
- the rapZ gene encoding RNase adapter RapZ, producing MVLMIVSGRSGSGKSVALRALEDMGFYCVDNLPVVLLPELAITLAERDISAAVSIDVRNMPESPEVFEEALTQLPDNFSPQLLFLDADRNTLIRRYSDTRRLHPLSSKNLSLESAIDQESDLLEPLRSRADLIIDTSEMSVHELAEMLRTRLLGKRERELTMVFESFGFKHGIPIDADYVFDVRFLPNPHWDPKLRPMTGLDRPVAAFLDRHTDVHNFIYQTRSYLELWLPMLETNNRSYLTVAIGCTGGKHRSVYVAEQLADYFRSRGKNVQSRHRTLEKRK from the coding sequence ATGGTGCTGATGATAGTCAGTGGTCGTTCAGGTTCTGGGAAATCTGTTGCTTTGCGTGCACTGGAAGATATGGGTTTTTATTGCGTAGATAACCTGCCTGTTGTATTGCTGCCAGAATTGGCAATCACACTGGCTGAACGTGATATTTCGGCTGCGGTTAGCATTGATGTCAGAAATATGCCGGAGTCGCCAGAAGTTTTTGAAGAAGCCCTGACGCAATTGCCCGACAATTTTTCGCCACAGCTACTGTTTCTTGATGCGGATCGTAATACCCTGATCCGCCGCTACAGTGACACCCGTCGTTTACATCCACTCTCCAGCAAAAATCTGTCACTGGAAAGTGCAATTGACCAAGAGAGCGATTTGCTTGAACCCCTGCGATCACGCGCGGATTTGATTATTGATACATCTGAAATGTCCGTTCACGAACTGGCGGAAATGCTCAGGACACGTTTATTAGGCAAACGGGAGCGAGAATTGACCATGGTGTTTGAATCCTTTGGTTTCAAACATGGTATTCCCATTGACGCAGACTATGTTTTCGATGTGCGCTTTCTGCCAAACCCTCACTGGGACCCTAAACTGCGTCCAATGACCGGTTTGGATCGTCCTGTGGCTGCGTTTCTGGATCGCCATACAGACGTTCATAATTTTATTTATCAGACCCGTAGCTATCTTGAGCTTTGGCTACCTATGCTGGAAACCAATAATCGCAGCTATCTGACTGTCGCTATTGGTTGCACAGGCGGTAAACACCGTTCAGTCTATGTAGCAGAGCAATTGGCTGATTATTTTCGTTCCCGTGGCAAAAACGTGCAATCACGCCATCGTACACTGGAAAAACGCAAATAA
- the ptsN gene encoding PTS IIA-like nitrogen regulatory protein PtsN, translating into MNNETDLPLSSVLSSECTRNNVPCSSKKRALEIISELASKQLGVPENTVFEAILSREKVGTTGIGSGIAIPHGKLNKECSDNAVGVFLHLEQPITFDAIDNQPVDLLFALLVPSDQCQTHLHSLSLIAKRLADRNLCRRLRSAQSDEELYKIITE; encoded by the coding sequence ATGAACAACGAAACAGATTTACCACTAAGCTCAGTGCTTTCATCCGAATGTACACGCAACAATGTACCTTGTTCGAGTAAAAAGCGCGCCTTAGAGATTATCAGTGAGCTGGCATCAAAACAGCTTGGCGTGCCGGAAAATACCGTATTTGAGGCTATTCTTTCGCGCGAAAAAGTAGGCACAACAGGAATTGGCAGCGGGATTGCGATCCCTCACGGCAAATTGAATAAAGAGTGTTCGGATAATGCCGTTGGAGTATTTTTGCACCTGGAACAACCCATTACCTTTGACGCTATCGATAATCAACCTGTTGACTTGCTGTTTGCTTTATTGGTGCCATCAGACCAGTGTCAAACCCATTTACACTCACTATCATTGATTGCAAAGCGCCTTGCAGATAGAAATCTCTGCCGTCGCCTGCGCTCAGCGCAGAGTGATGAAGAACTGTATAAAATTATTACTGAATAA
- the hpf gene encoding ribosome hibernation promoting factor codes for MQLNVTGHNIEITDALRNIVNTKCSKLNQYFDKINLIQVILRVEKVQRIAEATVYVNGGELHASSEHEDMYAAIDILVDKLARQLTKHKSKLRQH; via the coding sequence ATGCAACTCAATGTTACAGGCCACAATATTGAAATCACAGATGCACTTCGCAACATTGTGAACACTAAATGCAGCAAATTGAATCAATATTTCGATAAGATTAACCTCATTCAGGTCATCCTCCGAGTGGAAAAGGTGCAAAGGATCGCCGAAGCTACGGTGTATGTTAATGGCGGTGAGTTGCATGCCAGCTCAGAACATGAAGACATGTATGCAGCAATTGATATCTTAGTAGATAAGCTAGCGCGTCAATTGACCAAACACAAAAGTAAATTGAGACAACATTAA
- the rpoN gene encoding RNA polymerase factor sigma-54 — MKQSLQLRLSQQLTMTPQLQQAIRLLQLSTLELQQEIQQALETNPLLEQDDIHQEVENQALSDADTEIMDTREALEQKDMPEELPLDASWDEIYTAGTPSGTHSDYSTDDFPIYQGETTQTLQDYLTWQARLTPFTETDAAIATAIIDAIDDTGYLTISIEEILTSIGDDELTLAEVETVLKRIQHFDPIGVAARDLRECLLIQLSMLPPETPYLNDAKLIVSNYLELLGNRDFRNLLRQSKLKESTLKAAIDIIHSLEPKPGLVVNTGESEYVIPDILVQKENGSWQVRLNTDSIPRLRINQHYAALGQRANNESDSLFIRNNLQEAKWLLKSLESRNETLLKVARCIVERQQDFFEYGEEHMKPMVLADIAYQVDMHESTISRVTTQKYLYSSRGIFELKYFFSSHVNTDSGGEASSTAIRALVKKLVAAENPSKPLSDSKLTSILAEQGIQVARRTVAKYRESLSIPPSNQRKKLV; from the coding sequence ATGAAGCAAAGTTTGCAACTCAGGCTCAGTCAGCAATTGACGATGACGCCACAGCTCCAGCAAGCCATCCGTTTGTTGCAACTATCTACGCTTGAGCTTCAGCAAGAGATTCAGCAAGCTTTGGAAACCAACCCGCTGCTTGAACAGGATGACATACATCAGGAGGTGGAGAATCAAGCGCTTTCTGATGCTGACACTGAAATTATGGATACCCGTGAAGCACTTGAACAGAAGGATATGCCGGAAGAGCTACCACTGGATGCCAGTTGGGATGAAATTTACACCGCTGGCACACCTTCAGGAACTCACAGTGATTATAGCACTGATGATTTCCCCATCTATCAGGGAGAAACCACTCAAACCCTGCAAGATTACCTCACGTGGCAAGCAAGATTGACGCCATTTACTGAAACGGATGCTGCCATTGCCACTGCAATCATTGATGCCATTGATGACACCGGATACCTGACGATTTCCATCGAAGAGATCCTGACCAGCATTGGTGATGATGAGCTGACGTTGGCAGAGGTCGAAACCGTCCTCAAACGCATACAACATTTTGATCCAATCGGCGTTGCTGCTCGTGACTTACGTGAATGCTTGCTTATTCAGCTTTCTATGCTGCCGCCAGAAACACCTTATCTGAATGATGCCAAACTTATTGTCAGCAACTATCTGGAACTACTGGGTAACCGAGACTTCCGTAATTTATTACGTCAGAGCAAATTAAAAGAGAGTACCCTGAAAGCGGCAATTGATATCATTCACTCACTGGAACCAAAACCTGGTCTGGTCGTTAATACCGGTGAATCCGAATATGTTATTCCAGATATATTGGTACAGAAAGAAAATGGAAGCTGGCAAGTCAGGCTAAATACCGATAGCATTCCCCGTCTGCGTATCAACCAACACTACGCAGCACTGGGGCAACGAGCCAACAATGAGAGTGACAGCCTGTTCATACGCAATAACTTGCAAGAGGCCAAATGGCTGCTCAAGAGCCTCGAAAGCCGTAATGAAACATTGCTGAAAGTTGCCCGCTGTATTGTTGAACGGCAACAAGATTTTTTTGAGTATGGTGAGGAACACATGAAACCTATGGTACTGGCTGATATTGCCTATCAGGTTGACATGCATGAATCCACCATTTCCCGCGTGACGACCCAGAAGTACCTGTATAGTTCACGCGGGATTTTTGAGCTTAAATATTTTTTCTCCAGTCACGTAAACACCGACAGTGGCGGTGAAGCCTCTTCTACTGCAATACGTGCTCTGGTGAAAAAACTGGTCGCGGCAGAAAACCCGTCCAAGCCACTGAGTGACAGTAAATTGACCAGTATACTCGCTGAGCAAGGTATTCAAGTGGCTCGCCGGACTGTCGCAAAATATAGAGAGTCGTTATCCATCCCGCCTTCAAACCAACGTAAAAAACTGGTTTGA
- the lptB gene encoding LPS export ABC transporter ATP-binding protein, with amino-acid sequence MAILNAENLAKAYKGRKVVENVSLNVKSGEIVGLLGPNGAGKTTTFYMVVGIVPRDAGSITIDEEDISLLPLHERARRGIGYLPQEASIFRRLSVFDNLMAVLEIRKDLTQEQRKERAEELMEEFHISHLRDNLGQSLSGGERRRVEIARALAANPKFILLDEPFAGVDPISVLDIKKIIQHLRDYGLGVLITDHNVRETLDVCERAYIVSQGHLIAHGSPNDILNNEQVKRVYLGEGFRL; translated from the coding sequence ATGGCAATACTAAACGCAGAAAATCTGGCGAAAGCCTATAAAGGCCGCAAGGTTGTTGAGAACGTCAGCTTAAACGTGAAATCAGGGGAGATTGTTGGCTTACTTGGTCCTAACGGGGCAGGTAAAACGACGACTTTCTATATGGTGGTTGGCATTGTTCCACGTGATGCTGGTTCTATCACCATTGACGAAGAAGATATCAGCCTGCTGCCCCTGCATGAGCGTGCACGCCGTGGGATAGGTTACCTGCCTCAGGAAGCTTCCATCTTCCGTCGTTTGAGTGTATTCGACAATTTGATGGCGGTACTGGAAATCCGCAAAGACCTGACTCAAGAACAGAGAAAAGAGCGTGCAGAAGAGTTGATGGAGGAATTTCACATCTCTCACCTGCGTGATAACCTTGGACAATCACTTTCCGGTGGTGAACGCCGTCGTGTGGAAATTGCCCGTGCACTGGCTGCCAATCCCAAATTCATCCTGTTGGATGAACCTTTTGCCGGCGTTGACCCCATTTCCGTACTGGATATTAAAAAGATCATCCAACACCTGCGGGATTACGGGCTGGGTGTACTCATTACTGACCACAATGTCCGTGAAACACTGGATGTCTGTGAACGTGCCTATATCGTCAGCCAAGGTCATTTAATTGCCCACGGTTCCCCAAATGACATCCTGAATAACGAGCAGGTCAAACGCGTCTATTTGGGTGAAGGTTTCCGCCTTTAA
- the lptA gene encoding lipopolysaccharide ABC transporter substrate-binding protein LptA, translating to MNNLIRNSVIASTLFAVSLPVLALKDDTKKPITIDSERQSLDLTGNIATFTDNVIVKQGTIDIHADKVVVTRPEGNSDKTVIEAFGNPATFYQLQDDGKPLKGHASKMRYEMDKELVTLTGNAYLEQLDSNIKGDKITYLVPEQQMEAFSDKGKHVTTVLLPAQLQEKGSGVNGADAQKKGK from the coding sequence ATGAACAACCTAATCCGTAATTCCGTTATTGCCAGTACACTTTTTGCTGTCAGCCTGCCCGTACTGGCCTTAAAAGATGATACAAAAAAACCCATTACCATTGACTCAGAAAGGCAGTCACTGGATTTAACCGGAAACATTGCCACATTTACGGATAATGTCATCGTAAAACAAGGCACTATCGACATTCATGCTGATAAAGTCGTTGTTACCCGCCCGGAAGGGAATTCTGACAAGACAGTTATTGAAGCATTCGGTAATCCTGCCACTTTTTACCAATTGCAAGATGATGGTAAGCCCCTCAAAGGCCATGCATCAAAGATGCGCTATGAGATGGATAAAGAACTGGTCACCCTAACGGGAAACGCCTATCTTGAACAGCTAGACAGCAATATCAAAGGCGATAAAATCACTTATCTGGTACCAGAACAACAAATGGAAGCCTTTAGCGATAAAGGTAAACATGTCACTACCGTCCTGTTACCTGCCCAGCTACAAGAAAAAGGCTCAGGTGTTAACGGCGCTGACGCTCAGAAAAAGGGTAAATAA
- the lptC gene encoding LPS export ABC transporter periplasmic protein LptC, producing the protein MSKIQSWLIAILALIALALIGWNLSNVNDDTSSAIVDDGYPTYQTQEAITFVYDPAGKLTYKLVADDVQNYTEAKLTWFTNPVLTTFDPNGNPGTPIATWTVRANKAKLTQDKMLYLYGDVQVDSLNDASQLQRITTDNAIVNLTTQDVASDDRVTLIGVGLKSVGMKMRGNLRNKTAELIEKVTTQYEIPHEQPNP; encoded by the coding sequence ATGAGCAAAATTCAATCCTGGCTGATCGCAATATTGGCACTGATCGCGCTTGCGCTGATCGGCTGGAATTTATCGAATGTAAATGATGATACCTCATCAGCAATTGTGGATGATGGTTATCCGACTTATCAAACACAGGAAGCCATCACTTTTGTTTATGATCCGGCAGGTAAGCTTACTTACAAGCTGGTTGCTGACGATGTTCAAAACTATACGGAAGCCAAACTGACTTGGTTTACCAATCCTGTATTGACAACATTTGACCCTAATGGCAACCCTGGAACCCCGATAGCGACATGGACAGTACGCGCCAATAAGGCCAAGCTGACCCAAGATAAAATGCTCTATTTGTACGGGGATGTCCAAGTGGATAGCCTGAACGATGCGTCACAATTGCAGCGGATCACAACAGACAATGCGATCGTCAATCTGACAACCCAGGACGTCGCATCCGATGACCGAGTCACTCTTATCGGTGTCGGTCTTAAATCTGTTGGCATGAAAATGCGTGGCAATCTGCGAAACAAAACTGCTGAACTGATTGAAAAGGTGACCACTCAATATGAGATTCCACATGAACAACCTAATCCGTAA
- the kdsC gene encoding 3-deoxy-manno-octulosonate-8-phosphatase KdsC, whose translation MSQKEYLDTCYGPVNKSIIEKARQIHLLICDVDGVMSDGLIYMGNAGEELKAFNVRDGYGIRCLITSGIEVAIITGRNAKLLENRAKTLGITHLYQGQHDKVLAYKELLDKLALQPEQVAYIGDDLIDWPVMAQVGLSVAVADAHPLLLPKADYVTQIAGGRGAVRELCDLVLFAQNKLEDAKGLSI comes from the coding sequence ATGAGTCAAAAAGAGTACCTGGACACCTGTTATGGCCCAGTTAACAAATCAATTATCGAAAAAGCCCGTCAAATCCATCTCTTGATTTGTGATGTTGATGGCGTGATGTCTGATGGACTTATCTACATGGGCAATGCAGGCGAAGAACTGAAAGCCTTTAACGTTCGTGATGGTTATGGCATCCGTTGCTTAATCACCTCCGGTATTGAAGTTGCTATCATTACTGGGCGTAACGCAAAATTGCTGGAAAATCGGGCAAAAACCTTAGGTATTACACATCTTTACCAAGGACAACACGATAAGGTTTTGGCGTATAAGGAACTGTTGGATAAACTAGCGTTGCAGCCAGAACAAGTCGCCTATATTGGTGATGACCTTATTGACTGGCCTGTCATGGCACAAGTTGGATTATCTGTTGCAGTTGCTGATGCCCATCCATTACTGTTGCCAAAAGCAGATTATGTGACTCAGATTGCCGGCGGTCGTGGTGCAGTCAGGGAACTTTGTGATTTGGTGCTCTTCGCGCAGAATAAACTCGAAGATGCCAAAGGGTTATCCATATAA